The nucleotide window acattaaaaaagtcTAAAAGCTAGCGGACTTATTTCTTTAAGAACTGATATTACTATCAAAGAGTCTGAATACTGTCTTTAGCAGGTGGGCAATAAAAGCAAAACTGTCCTGCAGACAGAAGGAATTCCTATCCCCCCAATTTTGCTTTAGTGATTTGTCTTTTGGATAGCCATAACTGCTGATAAGTACCTGCTAGTTCCTTACATACATTCAGCTTCCCATACAGAGCATCAACCCCTACAAGTGTCAAAAAAATTATATGGCTCCCAGGGCGGGAAAAACTATCCAAGAAAGTCTCAGTAGCTAGACACAATTTGAGAAATGCATCCATTTGAAACTTACCAAATGGTCTGACCTAGACTTGTGTGGATGGGCAGAATACCAACCAAATACTGCCGGTATCAGCTGGGAAATACCTGTCAGCCTGTCAGGCAAGGAGTTCTGGACAAAGCCACACCAGAAAAGGCAAATAATCAATGCTACAAGGCCACAGTAATTCAGCAAGGGAGGGAATTTCTGCACAGGAATCTTCACTAATCCATGCATGATCTATTTCAatccttctggttttttttttttttcttttttttccctgggctAACTTTGTATCAGCCTTCAGATTTTTGGGCAATCGATCAACTGATCCCCTTGCTGCTCAATGAATTAAACACCACcgtaataaaaaaacaaaaattagcaTGCAGTAAGAACAGTGACCAGTTCTGGAAGGGGACAACTCCCACTTcaccaaaagaagaaaaggaactgctgctccctgcaccccaaacacacacacgcacacagaggaGGTCAAGAGATTATTTTAAGAAACTGCCAAACTCATCCTTGAACCATGATCTTGACTTAGGACTTCAGTGCACCATTCTCAAATCAATGTGTGCAGCCAAGTTTTCCATGCCAGATGCTACCTTtgggaaaaaagtaaattaaaaaaaaaaaaaatcaaaagacttCTGCCCACTGGAAAACTTTCTACCAGATGCTAATGGGATGGCAAGCACTGATCCAAACCCTAGGAAACAGTAACATGCATCAGTAATCTGAGGTATCTTCCCATTTCTAGGTCTTACTGCTAAGATCAATTACACCCAGTAACTGTGCTGTATCCTTAAGGAATTATTGGGGAACGGTGAACCTGCCTGCAATAAATGAGCACCGGTGCGTAACAAGCACATGTGAACGCTACAGCAAGGTTCACAGAGGGCTAACCCTGGTCAGTACTGAAGCAGGGGTTTTCTTCTCAACCCCCTcttaaaaaaaagggaagggaggacagaaaaaataaagaaaaaggaaaaaaaggaaagatagaAAACACAGGTCCCCCATCTACCTGCACAGAGCCAGGCAGACAAGCTCAGTTGGAGGTGGTGAAGGGCGCAGATGCATTATTGGTACTGGTAGCGGTGGCACCGGTCACTGCGAAGCCCGTGGGAGGAGCTATGGAGCTGTGGCTGGGCTGCAGGTCCTTGGGGATGCCACTGTGGGAGCTCAGCTGGTGCCCGAAGGCTGCGCTGAACTGAGGGAGCTGTTGTTTAGGGGAGGTGGAGGCCATGAGTTCAGCGGAGGCAGGACCCATGCCACTAAAACTGGTCTGCGGTAACCCCGGAAGCACACTGGAGCTGTTGGGGGTCACAGTGGCGAAGGCAGGCTGTGTGGTCTCTGAGTGCGAGGTGGTAGGTGGTGTGGACAGGGAGGTGGACAGGAGGTGTCCATCTGCACCAAGAAGGTTGCTAAACGGAGAGGGGTCCCCAAGATTGACAGGAAGATTTCCCCAGTGAGTTCTGGGGTTGACCACCCCACTAAGTGGCACATCCAGCTGAGTTGGGAGCAAGTGCTGTGCCATCATGGGCATCTCTGCTGAGAAGGTAGCTGCCAAGTTATCACCAGAAAAGGATGTGGTGTGAGGGGATGTGATATGGTCACTGTAGGGAGACGGCACATGCTCACTATCATAATGGCTTCCATGGGGTGAGGAGTGTGAATGGTCACTGCTGTATTGCTGTCGTGAGGTGATCAGGTCATCTGCCTTGCTCAGCAGCTGGGCAGGGTGGGGCCTCTGGGAGGCATGGCTGCCATCATGAAGTCCATGAAACTGTCCTGGGAAGGCTCTCTCCCCAAGGCCACTCTGGCTTATCAGAGTGGCAGAAGTAAGGCCGACGTTGGCTGGGGCTGAGAATTGCCCCTGGATCTGCCCTGCCAGGGGCGTAGGTGGGTTGGACAAGGTAGCAGAACGGAGCAAGTTCTCATCCAGCTCCAGACCGGAGAAATTATCATGTACTATACGCCCATTCAACAGCTCCCCCAGATCCGTGTTAACCTCTCGACTCAAGGACTGCATTCCTGGAGCTCCAGCACCTGTAGAGAACACCCCTATCCCTCTATCTGACAGCTCCTGCACTGGCACACCATCTGTCTGTGTAAGTACTCCAATGGTACTCAGGCACTCAAGAGAAGTTACAGCCTGTAGGGCCCGTTCCAGTTCTTCAGCCTCTTCTGTAGTCGGAAGGAGATCTCCATTTTTACCTGCAGAAACAGGGACACCAGAAGTTAGTGTGCTCCTCTCAGGTGAGCCTGGCACTGGCACTCTAAGGATGCGGCTCGTACAGCAGTTCAGTACAGAGCTGTAGTTATGATAACCTTCCAGAATGGCTTGCAGTACACAGAAAATTTCATTCACCACTGTTCACCAGGTAAGCAAGGTGCGAAAAATGAGAAATTACACCTTCCTCTTCAATGGAACTCCCCTCTCTCCACCATCCTCTTCCACAAACTACAATACAAAATGCCTCCCAAACTTACTAGACCTAAAGTAAAAACACTTAAATAAGATTTTCTTCAACGTTGCAATAACAAATAGCCTACAAACTCCCTTCTACTTACGACATTACAGCATGGACTTAAAATTTACACAGTCAGTATAATCCAGGTTAATTTCAATTCAAACACAGTCTGACATCTCGTCATATCAGAAAGCGACCAAAGAAATCACGTACCCCAACTCTGAACTGTTCTAATTTCTTTGTTGTATGTCATAGGTACTGAGCTTTAGAATCGAGAAATTCAGGCACAGTTCTGATCAAAAGCTagtttcaaaaatgtatttaaagattttattctCACTCTCTTGTCCTTTTATCAAAGGCCAACATTGACTGTGATTCCAGCCCCACTCGATGGCAGAAAGATGCCATTACTGAGAATAGTCTTGATTAAACTGCAACACTGACAGGCAGTAAAAACGCaaaatgaattattaaaataCTAAACCAATTAGGATTTTCAGAGCAGTAATTACAAGAGCAAGCAGAGAACTACACACATGAACCTTCTTAAAGTCTGCTTTACTTCAGAGCTCACAAACAAATAATAGAGGAAATGTACACTTCCTTCTCTAGAATTTATTACCTTTAGGAAAGCAGGCAACCTCTCAAAACGCATTTTACAAACACTCACTTCTTCAGTTCACTGACTCTGTTCAtgttcatataaaataaaataaaatggtacCTTCAAAGAAATCAAAATCTTGCAAGTCATCGGGCAACCGCGGCAGGACATCAGAGAAGTCCTCCTGATTCAATTCCAAGTCATGTGGAATGTCTGTGATTTCATTGGCGATATCATCGGGCAGCTCATCGGCACTCAGCTCTGGTGTGGAGGGGCTCCTGGACAGAAAGCACCATTAGTCCCCAAGTGCTCAACTCAGATTCCTCCAAACGACAACTGTATATTGAATGCATATCCATCTATAATGGGTGTTTccccacacatttttttttttttcccctcatcatctatgaaaaaaatgcttttagaaagtTTCTTTAGGAAGCTTACATTTAGCCTATTAAATACATAAGATGCAGCACCAGGAGCAAGATATTTTATCCATCAAATCCAATAATTGTTCAAATCTGAAATGACCCACTCTAAGGCCTTTTTTTCAAGTCACGTGCAGTTTCTAGCCTTGCTCCAGTCACTGATCAGCACAGCACcatcacacctttctacagtgcTCATTGACAATGTTCAAGCTACCAGTGGGCAAACTGGGGCAGAGCTACCACTGACCGTATGTGGGGCATCTCTACTGGCAGTGAGACACTAGCAGGCATGGTGAGGTTCCCTTGGGGCACTGCAGGAGGAATGGGTTTCTGGGGCCGGCGTGGGCCTCGCCTTCTCTTCTTCTTGTGTTTTTTGGTAAGTGCAggtggctttgtttttttcctgggtttcctctgctgctggtgctgaacTTTACGGGAGCTGTCCCCTCTCAAGAAATTGTCCTTTGGGAATAAAACAATAGCAATGGAAGCATATTAAGAACAAGTATCACTGTCCTTGCTTTCTTCCCTACCTAGTCATTCCACAGAGATTCACATGTAATGCAAGAGAGACTGCTCACTTACACCCAGGCAAGGTAACAAAATTTAAGCTGTTTCCTTCTTCGTTGATCCCAATGGCAAAAATCACATAGACCAAATTATGAGGTATGCTAAACAGGAGATAGTGCAGTGTCACTTTAAAAATCATCATAACAAACCCTAACTAAATCAGTAGAAAACTGTAACCTTTGGCAGAATTCCTGTAAGTATTAAAGAGAGAAAGCTGTTGTGAGGTGGCGATAATGGGGATAGTGTGCAGCAGCTGAAGCCATCATCCTCAAGTGCCCGCTGGCATAAAAGAGAGACAGCACTGAGGAAATTGAATTAATACTGTAGGGCTAGCGTAAGGACGTGGGTAAACAACTAAGGCCTCACTGCTTTTGATCAGCAGTCATTGAccgattaaaaaataaatcaaaccatcATCAGTTTTCAGTTGCCATCATACCAGGAATGGCAGAGGATTGTATGTGCTACAGAAGTAAACCCCGAGAGACAAACTGAAGGTTtcctgggagaggggaaaatCCCCCACAAATCTGTGTAGTGCAGACCCTCACATTTTAATCCAGAAAACTTCATAATTCACCAATATTGGAGAGGCTGGacaaaaacagtaacaaaacaccCACAACAACCCAGCAACAAAAAAAGAGGCAGTTTTACACCTAACGCCTTGAAGGAGGGACAAGACAGGAATGGGTTTGTGAATTATCCTAAAAATTTTGTTCTGGAAGATGAGAGGCGTAAAAGGAGGGCAGAGAACATCATCTTAATTTCTGCATCCTCTCAGCTTGTAGGAGGCCATGGATCCCTGAAGGAGGTTAAAGATAAATTCTAATAGTCACCAAAAGGTATAAAAAGTGGCAAACGCATTATTTGTATGATTGTAATTGCTATCTACACTTCCTCTAGAAAGTATTCTGGGCCCCACGTAGTGAGACTGCTTGAGATGTGGTGTTCTTACCCTACCACACGCATACTATATTCAGATCCAAAGGCCAGGAGTGAGCCCAAATAAAATGACCACAGGATCACCcacaattattttctatttctcagtTCAAGAGAGGAATCAAATTTCTTCCAGTGAAGGATATTCTCATTCACACTTTATTAGATCCTCAAAAGTATGTAGATTTTCACAACATACTTTATACTAATTGGAAATGTTTGGCATGTTTTACCCTCTTaagaaaagtaaaaggaaatgaACTCTTAAGTTCATACACTTGCTAGTTGTCAAGCAAGAGTTCATAGAAAGACTGGGGTTAAAACTCCTGATCATCCAATACACAAATAATTATAGTTTTGGCTTTCTACGTACCATTTTTTTGGCATGTTCTTCGCACAGAGGTGTCTGATGTGTAATGTCAAAAACTGGCACAGAGCACTGTTGACCATCTGCAAACTTGGCTGTGCAACTTGAGAAGAGCTGCTGAGAACGGTTCAATAAGATATCTGTGCATTTCTGCATCAGGAATAACACATGAGGCAACGACAGAGGAACGCCCTTTGATTTATCAATCTGATGAAGATCAGAGCCTTCAACTCTAGCTGTCCATAGATGCTATTTTTAATGAGTACCTTAACTTTGTTATTCAAGTTCAAAGCTAGGTAAGGCTCAAACCCAACTTTTAAAGTGAAAAACTGCATTCATGCAGAATCTCTAATGATTTTATTATATATTGAGATAGTTTTATAGAAGCAGCCATTTCACTAATGAGTTCTTAGCAAAAAAGAAGCCTTTTCCTGGAGTCTTAATCAATAGATCAATAGTAGCAGTTGGAACAGTGTAGTCAACAGGACTATTTCCTTACAGACTAATGACAATCCATACTGAAACATTAAAGAAAGAGTATTTCTTAATTCAATCTTTTAAGGTACATTCTTGGCATTTATCTTTAGAGCACAGACAAAGAAGTTTCAAGatccttcctgctcctctgaaaaaaaagatgtgcaATCAGACAGAAAGGTCAAGTAAATCCAAACGTAAGCTTGCTGagatttccttcagaaaaatcccCTGCAGGAGTGAAAATGTTTCCACACTTACTGCAAATCAAACAGATATTTCATTGTGTTTTTTCAAACAACATTAGAAGCACTCCTTCCATCTTGAACAGTTCACAGACCTTAACATCACTATGTATGTtcataaaacattaaaacacaaaagaaagtacaaagaaaatggaaaactgcagaaaagtccAGGTGGCAGACTTGGATGGACAGGTCAGAATCAAGAGCCTGTTCATTTTAGGAGAGACTGTTTCCATTGAGAAGGAAGTGCAGAGGGAAAAAACGGGCACAAATGCAAAATCACTAACCCTGACATCTCTGCTCTACACACACCAACAAGGAAGATCAtttaaagtttgaaaaaaaaaaaaataaaatcagaattgtGTGGCAAATCCCAATTTAAGGGGTCTGCAAAAATCAACCAAGAAAAATAAGccatctgtaaaacaaaaagatCAAAAAGGTGCTGCAGACTGATACTGTTACAGATCAACACCAGTCActtaaaagagcaaaaccaaaagctccaacaaaaaggAGTCACTGCAAGAAAAGCACCAACAATTCTTCATCTAAACCAAAAAATTACAAAGCCTGCAGAATTCTTAAGTATTCCACATCAAAAGTGAGGTTTGATTCTGAAGACTGTAAACAGGCAGACATCTAACATGTTCTCTCCTTTCTGAGATCTTCATGCATTGACTCTTAACATCCTTTTCAAGCTTTGCTTGAAATTCCGAGCACTGGGAATTCTTCCTCACCTAGAATATGGATTCTCCGGCTCCTTCTATTCTGCTCTTTAAACAGTGCAAAGTATCAGAATTCCACCTTTCTAGCCAGTGTAAGCCATCTTTTTATACTATGTGTAAAAACTTGTTCCTATAATCCCTTCATAGGTAGTTAGCCTATTGGAACCCACTGCATGAAAGTCACAAGGCTGAAAGCCACATGGTTTGTACCAAGATAGCCACAAAAGATGATCACTTTTGTAAAGGCTCCTTGCATCCACTAAATACAGTTTAAAGAGTAAAATGGTGTGACTATAACAGATACCAGTAGCAAACTACTTATCTTCACTGTCTACAGACCCAAATCACACAGACAAATTGAAAGCAAAGTAGTTGACAAACACTCACAAATAggtatttctttctgaaaatatatttttcaatgCAAAAACctaacacacaaacaaaaccccctaaaaaAGAACAGCTGCCATGTCTGAACGCAACTCCCAAACAGTTAAGAGGATACGCTGAAAACAATGCCTGGTGAATGGAAGGGCCTTGTTAGTGCACTGTTCTCCCTTCGAAGTCCCACTACAAGTTGTTGGTTCTGCATCTCTCTGCCTCGCTTGGCTTGTgctgaaaagaaaagcataaaagagCTTAGAGACAAAACCCCAGTCTCAGGTGGTTACTTAGCACAACTATTGCACTGAATGTGGCACAATAGGATGAAAAAATTATAACACACGTGTGTGTGTCATGATCCAGATGGGTGCACACTACAACCACACTCTGCACAGGGATACAGAATAAATGTCAATGACAAGTGAAGGTGTGACTGCAGTAACAGGATTACTGTTTATTTCACAGGGCTTTAATTGTAATGAGAGGTGCTGTGTGCTGCTACCATGTAAATACTACAACACCTTGCAACAGAGCCAAGGACAGCAGTAGGTGAGTGTCAACACAGGGGTGACCCTTAAAATGAGGTCAGTCTTTAGAATACAATGTACTGGGTATGCCTACATGGGCAGTCAAGTGCACTTCCAAGCCTGTTCATAAAACATGCCGAGCATCCCCAGAGCTTACATGCAAGCATGTGCTCAGACAAACTTAGACTGAGCTCTGGAGTGGCAGAACCTGAGCGTGCTCAACATGGGTAAAAGCTCTCCTTCATCAACGTGCTACAGCCCAATCCACCAGCAGGTGCCCGGAGCTGAGTGCTTCCTCAGCACAGCCTCAATGCTTTGAGCCTGAGCTGCAAGCAGGCGACCAGACAGCAGTGTGGATGAGTACTGCAAGCGTTACACAGCTCGCTTGGTGTTAGCCTGCTCTCGAGGCATTTGTCACCTTCATGTAGATAAAGCTGGCGATTCCAGGGCTGACTTTCACCTCTGTACACGTTGTTTTCTAGGTTGACAAAAAGCTGTCTGTAGCCTGACTGCTTTCCTTCAGCCATTTCTGTCATCGACTGCACTTTGACTGAGCAAAGTTTTAGTTAGCAATATTACTCATGTGAAAAATTCGTAACTGAAAAAAGACTCTGTGGTTACTTAAATTAACCAGAGCAGTGATGACAGGCATACCTGGCTTTGCCAGTCAACctaaaatataatcttttttgcataataaaaggcaaaaataatgggggggggggaatcaatcAAACCCACAACATTAAGAGCTTGCCGGTTTGTTAAGGTTTTGCTGCAATTTAAGTTTGGAGACATTTACACAACTTCATAAACTAGCAGTGTACCTATATGTTACACCTCTGAACAGATCTTCAGCATCACTCTACCTCCCCAACAATGAACCCTCCACGTGTCATGAACCACAGCCCACTGTCCAGGAACAAAATCATCCCATAACCAGAATATACTCTCAGTACCCTGCTCCAGCCTGCCTCTCATGCTAGCCTTCCCTACCCCCCGCAATCACACATCCCGTAAAGCAAAACCACAACAGCACAAGAATGCTGCTGATACCCCAGACATAATGCCAGGGTTCAGACTTACTCTGTTCCTGCACAAATATGAATCAACCAACTCTCAATATGCTGAGAGCTAGAGGGATGTTGACATTATCTAGAAAGAATTCCCACAGAAGGTAACCTTCAGAGTTGTTAGAAGATATTTATTTTGTTGCCAAGTTTCATTTAATGTTAGATTGAGTTAAATCTAACAAAAAGTATGAGCTTAAGTTTGATTTGCTGGGAAGATAATTAAGAGGAGGTACAGTGTTTTCCaaaaaagctgtgaaaaacaaaatctgaattgAAGCAGTGAACTGCAGACCTGACTGCACACCTTCTAAAGAATTGGGCTT belongs to Athene noctua chromosome 7, bAthNoc1.hap1.1, whole genome shotgun sequence and includes:
- the INO80D gene encoding INO80 complex subunit D, giving the protein MYEGKHIHFSEVDNKPLCSYSPKLCKQRRLNGYAFCIRHVLEDKTAPFKQCEYVAKYNSQRCTNPIPKSEDRRYCNSHLQVLGFIPKKERKKKNDPIEEVKVRHQMDAMAFSLTVPTLALKMPNGLDGMSLSPPGARLPLHYLEAELEDPFAFNEEDDDLKKGATVRKKLQSKLAQNRQRQRETEILKVRQEHFSPLPAPLQQQPLQQQHSHLPPSSASLKPTGLSQGVVCKSPQPPNTSLPMQGVAPTTHTIAQARQLSNKRPLPLLPPTRAPVTDPPRTDRVLMKATAFSPHSSCMSRLQRLVKLCTRKQQLDTDLFPHLGLDWSEDSGEELEDSEQASPYQVAWSIRETLGYERHESDDDNADDRSSRVTRLCTYFQQKYKHLCRLERAESRQKKCRHTLRKALLQAASREPERAGQLIQELRRATCARTSTSQARQRDAEPTTCSGTSKGEQCTNKALPFTRHCFQHILLNRSQQLFSSCTAKFADGQQCSVPVFDITHQTPLCEEHAKKMDNFLRGDSSRKVQHQQQRKPRKKTKPPALTKKHKKKRRRGPRRPQKPIPPAVPQGNLTMPASVSLPVEMPHIRSPSTPELSADELPDDIANEITDIPHDLELNQEDFSDVLPRLPDDLQDFDFFEGKNGDLLPTTEEAEELERALQAVTSLECLSTIGVLTQTDGVPVQELSDRGIGVFSTGAGAPGMQSLSREVNTDLGELLNGRIVHDNFSGLELDENLLRSATLSNPPTPLAGQIQGQFSAPANVGLTSATLISQSGLGERAFPGQFHGLHDGSHASQRPHPAQLLSKADDLITSRQQYSSDHSHSSPHGSHYDSEHVPSPYSDHITSPHTTSFSGDNLAATFSAEMPMMAQHLLPTQLDVPLSGVVNPRTHWGNLPVNLGDPSPFSNLLGADGHLLSTSLSTPPTTSHSETTQPAFATVTPNSSSVLPGLPQTSFSGMGPASAELMASTSPKQQLPQFSAAFGHQLSSHSGIPKDLQPSHSSIAPPTGFAVTGATATSTNNASAPFTTSN